A segment of the Camelus bactrianus isolate YW-2024 breed Bactrian camel chromosome 22, ASM4877302v1, whole genome shotgun sequence genome:
ATGGATGGGCCCCTGGCAGGCGGCCTGGCCGCCCCAGATCGTCCTCGAGGCCCCGAGAGACTGCCTGGTCCAGCGCCAAGGGAGGACattgaaggtggggctgaggttgCTGAGGGGGAAGGTTGCATCTTCCGTTCTACCCATTACCTGCCTGTCACCAAGGAGGGCCCTCGAGACATTCTGGATGGCAGAGGTGGCATTTCCGGTAAGAAGGCGGGCCCTGTGACCCTGGGGGAGCATCCAGCTAGGTCCCTGAGGCTCTGGGAGGGCCAAGCCACCCAGCCCGGCAGGGGCTGAGTTGGAATTCTGATTCTGCCTGGGTCCAGAGGCTTGTCTTTGCATTCCGCTTACTTTCTCATTTTACAGTGGTGAAGACAGAGGTTCAGGGAGACATTGAGCTGACCAAGGCCCCCCAGTGTGTGGCAAAGAACTGGGACTTGACTCAGGTCTACCTGACTTCCTTCTCTGAGCATCCTAATTGGGTCCAGGTGCCCAGCTTAGCACTCCGAGctcccttccctgagcccacTTGTTCCCCAGGCATGCCCCATTCCCATCAGTCTACTATCCCAGCTCCCTCTTGCTGCACTGTCTTGGTGAGTCCTGCTCCTGAGACATGGGCCAAAACCACTTGTGCCCTCTAGTGGCTGGGTAGTCAGGGATGACAGCCAGCCCTTCACATTGTCCCCACCTTAATATTTGTTATTAACTACTCAGtaactactgtgtgccaggctctattCTAGGCGCTGGGGATTCAGCTGTAAACAAAAACAGtgaaagtccctgccctcagggacctGACATTCTAGTAGGGGAGATAGACAATAAGCAACTACATAAATAACCTATGGGCAGGAAGTGACAAATGCTGTGAAGGTATTAAACAGAGTGCCAGGACTGTGCCTGGGGGACCTGGGAAATCCTCCCTGAGGGGGTGGAATTTGAGTGGAGTGTGGAATGAATGGTGGGAAGGGCAAGCCCGCTGgcgggaacagcaggtgcaaaggccctgtggtgaggAGGAGCCTGGCTTACCTGGAGAGTGGTGGGTGCAGTACAGGATGATGTACTACATGGCTCCCTTTATCTCTCCAAACCCTCTAGGCCTTGGTTTCCAGGAACTTCCAAGCACCTTGTCAGGGGTTTCCTACACACCAAGCCCTTTATGTGATCATCTTTGTCATTCTCAAAAGAACCGATTATTATTATCCTGGGTTAGAGATGGGGAAACTCAGACCCAAAAGGGTTAATTAAGTTGTCCAAGGGCCCACAGCTAGGCAGTAACCTGGCTTGATAGCCGTTGTCCTTAACCACCACACTGTGTCAAACTATCCTTCACCTGCCCCAGCTCACCCTTAGCAATGCTGATGATGCTCAGATATTTACAGAGCACATCCTCCAGGCAGGGCACTGGTGTGCAGCCAGTGACCAAGCATACCATCCCCGCACTCACTGGACCCCACCATCTGGGGTCAGAAAGACAGACCACCCATTAGGTGTTACGCCACAGTTGCTGGGGCTTCCATGGGGGAAGCCCAGGCTGGGGGACATCCAGGAGTTCCGGATGAGGAACAGTGAGTCAAGCAAAAAGGGCAGGGGGCATCTAGGCAGGGGCTCCACACATGCAATGATGTGGAGGTGACTGGTGGCACCTGAAAGTGTCATGCTGGGGGATGGCAGGGTGAGACCCTTGAGGGCAGAGTATCAGCGCTCAGAGAACCTTAGCAATCCTCTTCTCCAAACTGTTAGTAACCAAGGCCCAGAGATTGGCAGGACCATGTTCCAGGCCATGAGACTGGCCAGGACAGGCCCAGGACCTTGACTTTGTGGGAGCCCTGGGGAACAGGCTCTGGGTCCTGGGGCCCTCTCTGGATCTGGTCCTGAGGCATTGGCCACTCTACTCTACCTGGCAGAAGTCCCAGGtctggagagagggagaaggtagGTAGGTGGGTAGGTATATCCTCACTCCCCCTGGGGAATCAACCAGGGTCCAGTACATGTGTCTGGGGAGGAAGGGAATGGCTGCCAAGAGGGGCCAGACCCACCCTTAATGACATCCCTGAGCAATGGGGGCATGGAGTGAGAGTGGCTTGACTTGGCATAGGGTCACAGCCTGGAAGTTGGAGGAGGGCCTGGGCTTTGGACACAGTGTCTCCCCCGCTGCCCTCTTGGCCTGTTCCCCCCGCCTTCCCCGAAGCAGGCACCTGCCCTAGGAGTCTTGTGATGCCTATAAATAGGCACAGCCTCTGGGGCTGCTGTTCCGCCCGAAGCCTGGGCCCTCTCTCATCCCCACCTAGCCCTTGGGGCCCCCCAAGGGCAACCCTGGAGGGGCTACCTCCAAATTCCTCCATCTAGACTTGGATGCATccactgcctcctctgtcctccATCATAGCTGTTGGCCTGGAgtccccacagcctccctgcagccccctgCCCAAGGGTTTGGCCTCTCTGGTTGGCCTCCTGTATGCACCCAAAGCTTGGGGGGCTGAGACGGTCCCCGTGCATTGATGAAAAGTCTGATGCATGCCTGGCATTGGGACCAGAGGGCTAGGGGATGAACAATGCACCATTTCTGCCCTCATGGGGCCCCAGGCTGAGAAGGAAATCAAAGCATGGAGTGAGTGGGCCTGAGGCTGTCTGTCAAGCCTCCAGCTTCCAGCCTGGGACATCTCTGAGCCAGCCCTGAACCCCtacccaccccctacccctggTGGCACTCCCACCTCCCTTCTTTCCCCCCACCGCCGACTCTCTGGATCAAGCATTTACTGTGTGATCTTCCTTGGCACCTGTTGCTGGCCCCACGAACGTGGGGCAGTGGCTGTTCCCATTATATGGAGGAAGAGACAGGCTTAGAGCGGGAAAGGCATGCCCTTTGGATTCCTGCTTGACCTTGAACTCGGATCTCTCTGACTCCTGTGTCTAGGTTCTTGGCTACTCTGCCAAGCCACCTGGCTTGGGGTTCAAGCTGCTCATGGACGCCCTTCTCATTTTCCGTCTCTCATTTTCAAACCTTCTGTGGACCCCAAATGGCAGGAGTCAATGAGGGCCGCCTGGCACAGCCACTGCCAAGGGCTCCATCCAAGGCACCTTGTCTGACCCATAGGAACTTCTGGACCCTACAGGCTGAGGAGGCCCCTGGaagagcccccagcccccaagTGTCTCGGATGCAGGGCCCTGCTTGGCCTGCTTCCTCCAAAGTCGCTGCCACTAAAAATAGGAGCCTCGCTGGAGCCGCTCAAACAAAGAGGCCAATACGGCCCCCTGGCTCGCGGAATTCTTAGACAACAGCAATCGCAGAATCATCGAATCTGGGACACTTGGAATCTCAGGAGCTTGGGGTCCCAGAATCTCAGAATCAGGACACCCATACCCTCAGACTCGCGCCTCTAGGCTGTGCTGGGGCTTGTTGCCAGTGAACTGGCTGCCCTCTCCCGAGAAGCTCACGTCTGTGATTCTTGTGTTCTCCAGAGACCCATTTCTTGGGGTCTCGCTCCCTTACCTGGTCCAGGCCTTGCTTTCCCAACCCTCACACCCTCTCCAATACTCAGTCCACTCCATCCTCCCACCCTGACATTGGCCCTTGCATCCAAGCGCACACCTGACCTGGCATTCCTCCCCATCAGTCTACCCTAAGCCTTCTCAAATGGAGATGATTCTGCCCCAATGGACactttggcaatgtctggagacatttttggttgtcatgatTGCAGGGACAGCggacggggtggggtggggtgttggctactggcatctggtgggcgGAGGCCCGGGATGCTGTTGAACATCCTACAAGGCACTGGATGCCCCCCACTGTAGAGAATGATTCAGCCCCAAATGTGAGTAGCACCAAGGTTGAAAAACTGTTCTAGATGATGCAAACTTCTGTCCCCCAACTATCACCACACTCAATTCGGGAGGCCACACGACAGTCACAACCCTTCTCTCAGGCTCAGAAGAAAGACGCTTGGCAGTGATCACATTTTTATGGACCCCCCTCACCCCCTATTCTCACCAGCTCTGAGTTCTTTGGCCCCTGACAGTTAGCTCTTAATTTCCTGAGCCAATTGGACATTAAGGGATTTGAAAAAGACCTCACCCCAGCACTAGCCCTCTTTCTGGACCATCCTCAAATTGAAGCTAATCCAGCAATTGCATCTGTTGGGCTCTGGATGGGGCACAAGTTCCCCCAGTATGTTAACCTTGGCCCAAGCAATTGGCCTGTGCCCTGATTGGCATGCTCGCCTGAGTCAGGCGGGTGCAGCAGGCAGAGGAGGTGCAGGCCAGGATTCCTGTGGTCGCTCCAGGCGTTGGCTCCACAGGCGGATAATGGAGAGTTGGCTCTATCTGTGTGAGGATTCCTAGGAGGGGATGTGATTCTAGGATGGAGGCCTGGAAGGGGGTCTGGAAGACAGGGATGGGCCCTCTGCAGCTCAGGCTAAAGGGCCCCTCACCCTTCATCTGTCAGGCATTGGTTGaacacctgccatgtgccagacGAGGAGATGCTTCAGTGAATGAGGCCCCAGAGGGCTTATGTGCTGGCAGGGAACATGGGCAATTTCAGAGtgctaaggaaaaaagaaaggaaggaaagaaagaaaaagaagaaagaaaagaaaaagaagaaagagaaagagaggaaggaaggaaggaaggaaggaaggaaggaaggaaggaaggaaggaagagagggagtaatgagaaagaaaatccaAATCCTAGGGGCTCAATTTAGCAGGTAACCAGGGAAGGGTTCTCAGGCAGTGGGaatagccagtgcaaaggccctgaggccagaaAGAGTTAGGTGGGCTTGAGACTTCACAAGGAGTCTGGGAAGAGTGAGAggcaaggaggagagggaagtgagGCTGGAAAGACCTGCAGAGGTTTGACCTTGCAGGGCCTGGTAGGTGGTGGTTGGGAATCTGGTTTTTATTGTAGGTATGATAAGAAGCCAGGTGAGTTTTTACCAggatgtgactttttaaaaaatcatcctggctgccaggtgggAGCAAAGAGAGGTGGGTTGAAGGCAGCAAGCCCTGGTAGTCCCCTAAGAAAGCTAAAGGGGATTCCTCCAAAGAAACCCCTTTCAGGGCTCAGGAGCACAGAGGCCAAAGGCCTCtcaggggagaggtggggggagcCGGCCGGGCCCTTCCAAGGAGCCCGGTAGGGCTCCCAGAGTTGGGGTGCTGTGAAGGGCCCCAGCCCCTCAGGGTCTCCCCTCTCTGTTGCAGATGGGCAACCCCATCCCGGCCTCAGCGAAGCCCTCCCCCGTGCCACCTCCGCCACCCATCGGATCAGCAGCTGGTGAGTGCCACGCTGGCCCTGacctcagggagggcaggggggcaAGCAGGACATGCCTAGGCCCAAGAGAAGCCCCCAGGAGTGAGAAGGGGACAGGAGGGAATCAGGAGgccaggcaggaggaggtggcTCCCTGCAGGCAAGCCCCTGGGTGTTtgcagggggtggagggaggactGGGATGAACACAGACAGTCAACTCTCATTATCCCTGCCAGGagcagggccaggggccaggaaCCCAGAGGTTGGACCCTTGGAGTCCTGTCTCTGCCAGGTGACCCTTAGAATACTGTtcagcctctctgagtctcagtttcctcatctgtaaaatggagttccTAAGATGCATCTCACAATCTTGTCTTGAGGAACTCAAGGGATGCTGAGCTGGAGCAGGAATCAACAGCAGTGCTGGTGGCAACAACCTTTTATTAAATGGCTTGGCGGGTGATAATATGTAATAACATCCATATTGGGATTATTAACAGCTCTCAGTTATTTAACACTTGCTGTGTACAAGAATCTCAGCACAGGTTTACCCCACTGAATCTTTGCCATAGCCCTGGGGGAATGGTCTGTTAGTATTGCACGTCACTGATGGAGCTAAAAGAGGTAACCCCGTGATTTCCACTTGGCCTCTCAGCGGAACCCCTTTCCACATCTGTTTCATGGGCATGATCCATTGCCCCTCATGGAGGCAAGAActtgaaaatgagggagattgaTCAAGAACAGTCATAATAAGAACCCACACTGGTCACGGGCTTACTGGGAGCCAGGCATCAGGCCAAGTGAAGCATTTCCCAGCACTGAGTTGTGTCATCTTTACCCTACCCTTCACTGGATCAAGGCCCCCGTTTGAAGGGTCAAGGTTGCGATCACGTAAATAAGCACCTGCAGTGTATTAACTTGTCTTTGATTACGGGTATGAGAAAGCTCCTTAGTCATCGCAGGAGGGCACGAAAACCCCTGGTTCTTGGGACTCATCCCCATTTTtagtattgaaaaactgaggctcagtgaggttgCCTCGCCTCCCCTCACCCCTAAAGCAGGTCGGGGTCACTGGGGCCCAGGCTGAACAGGGACTTTGCACCTCTCCTGACTCTGCCCTTCCTAGTGGGGAGATGCTGGGAGAAAGGTACATTCCCTTGAGTTGTTTATGTGGCAGTTCCACCAGATTTGCTGGGAAGATGAAACTAAGTGAACTAAATCACCTCAATTTGGGGAGGTCCAAGACAGGAAAGCAGCCTGGAGCACAGGTCAGAGCCTTGGACCCTCCCAGGGGACAGATGAGAGTTGACTGTCCCACCAGACTTGGGAACGCTACTTGTGACCCCTGCTGTGGTCTCTACACACTCTCCCACAATGCAGCAAGGCAAGACTACATGCACAGGTGCATCCTGGGACCTGAATCTAGTTTTTGACCCAATTACTCTGGAAGGGCCCACATGGACTCCCCCGACCTCCCACCCACATCCCCACACTCAGTCCATCTAATGTGGTGCCCTTGGGCTGGGTCTCTGGAGCCTGTCTCAGACTGCCTGggaccccctcccctgcccgaggaaaggaaactgaggccatgGCTAACCTGTCCCCATTGGCACTTCCTTGCAGCTGCTGGGATGGAGGCAGCCTGGACTTCCAGCCGGGCTCCCCACCACCCCATCTCCTGGGCCACTTCCCTGGCCCCCCCGATGGCCGGGGGCCCTGGGAGCACCCTCTGGTTCAAGAGGCCAGGGAGGGCATCCCATCTGAGCGGAGATTCGAGGACTCGGTCATTATAAGAACTGTGAAGCCCCACACTGAGCTCGAGGGCTCTAGAAGGTTCTTGTACCACCAGGGTGAATCGAAGCTCTTGGAGAAGGTCCCCCGGGGCCGCCCCAGGTTCGACTGGCTCCAAGACGCAGACGAGCAGGCCCCACTCCAGGACGCAGGGCTGCACCTGGACCTGCCACCCCAGCCGccacccctcacctccttcaggacGGTGCTCATGCCAGTGGAAGATACCACGAAGACGTTGGATGTGCCAGTGGTGGACACCAGAGAGCACCTGGTAGACCTGGAGGGGCTTGCCCAGCCTTCCGAGTGGAGCCTGCCCAGGTCGGCCTCAGAGGTGGCCACGCAGACCTGGACGGTGAACTCAGAGGCATCTGTGGAGCGGCTGCAGCCACTGCTGCCCCCTGTCCGGACGAGGCCCTATCTGTGTGAGCTGCTGGAGGAGGTGGCTGAGGGGGTGGCCAGCCCAGACGAGGATGAGGACGAGGAGCCAGCTGTGTTCCCATGCATTGAGTGCAGCATCTACTTCAAGCAGAAGGAGCACCTTCTGGAGCATATGAGCCAGCACCGCCGAGCCCCGGGCCAGGAGCCCCCAGCTGATTTGGCCCCGCTGGCCTGTGGCGAGTGTGGCTGGGCCTTCGCTGACCCTGGTGCCCTTGAGCAGCACCGGCAGCTGCACCAGGCCTCCCGGGAGAAGATTATCGAGGAGATCCAGAAGCTGAAGCAGGTCCCAGGCGACGAGGGCCGGGAGGCACGGCTGCAGTGCCCCAAGTGTGTCTTTGGCACCAGTTCCTCCAAGGCCTTCGTGCAGCATGCCAAGCTGCACGTGCGCGAGCCTCAGCGCCAGGCTGCCAAGGAGCCCTTtgggggcagcagcagggctggCAGCCCAGGCCCCAATGCCGCCTCCCTCACCTATCAGCCCTATGGAGACTCCTCGGGCCTCAGTGCCTGCGTTTTCTGTGGCTTCCCCACGCCCAGCGAGAGCCTGCTCAGGGAGCACATGCGGCTCGTGCATGCCCATCCCCACTGGGAGGAGGATGGTGAGGATTTCGAGGAGGACCCTGCCAGCAGGCCGGGCACCAGCCAGGATGCTTACACCCCCTTCCCTGATGCCACCGAGGACGACTTTGGCAAAGCTGAGCCGCTCTTGGCCCCCATGTGGCGGGGGAATCCTGCTGGATACGACCCCAGCCTGGCCTTTGGCCCAGGCTGCCAGCAGCTGGGCATGAGGGATTTCCCACTGTCAAAGCCACTCCCACACAGCTCAGGCCAGAGGCCCCTGGGGAGGCCAGCCTTTCCCTCGCCACTAGCATCTGCCCCCTACTCCTTACAGCCCAGGAGAAGCAAGAGTGCCATCTACCTGCAGGGGCTCCCAGCCCAACCAGGGGACCAGAGGCACCCTTGGAGcgaagaggatgaggaggaggacatACCTCTAGCCTCAGAAATGGACTTTTCCCCCGAAAGTGGGGTCTTTCCACTGCCAGCCACCCCCGGCCTCATCCCACAGTCAGCCCTGGAGTTGAAACAGACATTCCGAGAAGCCCTGCAGACAGCCGAGGCCTCATgggcgcagcagcagcagctctgtgGGATGGTGCCTGTCGTGCTGGTGGCGAAGCTCAGCCCGCAGGTCATGGCTGCGGCAGCCAGGGCCCCCCCAAGGCTGCAGCccgaggagctggggctggggggtgcCCACCCCCTGGACTTCCTGCTCCTGGACACACCGCTGGGTGGCCCTCTGGGGCTGGACCCATTCCTGGATGGGGACCCAGCCGTAGCACTGAAGCATGTGGAGCGGAAATGCCCCTACTGCCCCGATCGCTTCCACAATGGCATCGGCTTGGCCAACCATGTGCGAGGCCACCTGAACCGCGTGGGCGTCAGCTACAATGTGCGGCACTTCATCTCCGCCGAGGAGGTGAAAGCCATCGAGCGCAGGTTCTCcttccagaagaagaagaaaaaaggtagGGCAGCTTCGCTCTGGCACCCACCTCCCTCTGAGGCCTGGGAGATGCACAGCTGGGCAGCTGAGTTCTGAACCAGCCAGCCCCCACTCTGAATCTTCCTGTAGTGCCAAGCAGGGTGAAATTAGGGCCTCTCCTCCCAGAAGGTCTGGGAGCTGCAGCAAAAGCCACTGCATCGGAGGAGGTGTGGGGACACCCCAATGCCCTGGCCCTTCCAACAGCTGGAGGAAGGAGTGTGGGCAGAGGATTCAGCCCCAAGCAGGGAATTTCATTGATtccttccttcaacaaatatttactgagcgaGGTCCCCTCTGTTCTGAGCACTTGGGAAGACAACAGAGAGCAGAACAGCCGTTCCTGCTCTCCTGGGGTACACAGCCCAGGAGCAGAGGTGGTGGGGCCCTGGCCGGCTTCAGAACCCCTGTGAGGTATGCAGATTCCCGGCACCAAGGTTCTGATTCCAGAGGTCTGTTTCCAACACAAGTGCCCTGGGTGGTTCTGAGGCTAGCAGACATGGAGCCCACTTGGGGAAGTGCTGGTATGGTGTTTGAGagcgtgtgtatgtgtacactGTGAGGAATGGGCAGGGGGGCAGACAGCCACAAAATGAGGGAATTACAATGTTAAGTGACCAGGGCTGTGATGGGGGAAGCTCGGGGAACCAGGGATCTGGGGAAGCCGAGAGAAGGTCCCTGACTCTGCCTGGGGAAGAGGGGGTGGTCTCAGCAGACTCCCAGAGGAAGGCATCTCATCTGTTTGTCCTTTTCTTCATTCAGCAAAGATTTAATTTATAACACTGGGGTGATCGTGAGCAAAAATAGACATGAGCTCTAGACAAAAGAAACGTATTCACCAAACAGTCACCCAGATAATTGCAAATCCACACTGGAGAGGTATTTCTGAGGATGGGGTCCCTGATGCTTTGAACTGTGTGAGGGGAGAAAACTGgaaggtcagacagagaaggCTTCATGGAGTGAGCTGATGCAGGCCAAGGGCAAGGGAGGCATCCAGGTAAGGAACAGCACTGGCTGTGTGATGTGCTGAGGGTGAGCAGCCCCAGGAACagggagagctggggctggagagtCACCCCTCACCCAGGCGGTCCATGTCCTCTCTCTCCACAGTGGCTAACTTCGACCCGGGCACCTTCAGCCTGATGCGCTGTGACTTCTGCGGGGCTGGCTTTGACACTCGGGCTGGCCTCTCCAGCCACGCCCGGGCCCACCTGCGGGATTTTGGTATCACCAACTGGGAGCTCACTGTCTCACCCATCAACATCCTGCAAGAGCTGCTGGCCACCTCAGCCACCGAGCGGCCCCCCAGCCCCCTGTGCCGTGAGCCCGGGATGCCGCCCAGTGGCTTCCTGACCTCCCGCCGGCCCCGCTTACCTCTTCCAGTGCCCTTCCCACCTACCTGGGCTGAGGACCCTGGGCCAGCCTACGGAGATGGTAAGGGGAGAAGGGGCAGGCCAGGCTGGAGCCCTGACCCTTTCCGGGGGCCCAGAGGGATGGAGGAGTCGGGGGCGGGCAACCACTCTGCTTTCCTGCAAGTGTTTCAAGACACTTTACAAAGTAGGTTGACAACTGTCCTGCCACTTAGGGGTCATTTCTGTTTTACTCGGGGCTGGGCCAAGGCTCCTTTCAGAGATAGTTCCTCCTCACCCTGCCTGATGGTGATTTTAACATAGGCTTATTGAACTTTTATTAGGAGCCAGATactgttctgagcactttacaAACAACAGACTCATTTACATCCTCACAATaatgttattatccccattttacagattaggaaactgaggcacagagagtttaacATGTCTGAGGTCATACAGCCGGAAGCATGTTGAGTTGGGATTTGAAAGCCCAGGAAAGTTAGGCTCCAGAATCCTTGCTCTTAATGATGTGTTTTATCTAGAGCAGCACTGTCTGGTGGGACTTTctgagatgatggaaatgttctttagATAACAGTACAGTCCTACAGGGTCACCGCTGGCCACGtatggctgttgagcacttgaaatgcagCTAGTACAAGGTTAGTGGTGATCCCATTGGATAGTGCAGATCCAGAGTCTACATTCTAGATTTTCGATTTGTCCAGCAACATTGATAACCCCACCCATAAGTTAGTGCTTGCTGTGTACTCAGGTTTCATCGCACTTACACCTCAAAACAATTCCACGGTGCTAAGGATTGTTGTGTTCCTGTTTTACGGATAAGGAAACTGTGGGTCATCTGCTTTGCCACAGCCACAGAGCAACAGAGCTAGACTTCTGAACACCATGTTTGGTGGTCTCTACAGGGGAGGATGGCTTgggaaatcaagaaataaaattttggtgAAGGAGCTGGACACTGTGGAGGGAAAGGTGAAGGACCCAGCCTTATAAAGCCTGACTTTGTGGGAGACTTTACGGAACCTCAAAGTAGAAAACTCAAAGCAGTGAGGAGACGGTGGATTCTGAGGAATGGAGAAGTTGCCTGAACAGGGGGAATTGTCCAAGGGATGCTTGGGGCTGAggcttccttctctgtttctcctACCCGGAGTTTGCAGGGTCCTACTTAGATCTGTACTCTGGGCTTTGCTGGACCTATCCACAAGCTTCCTTACCAGTGAAGGGCACTTGAGGGTATgcaaagggaagaggaggagactgaagCACAGAGGGAGGATAGTGGTTGGTTGAAGTCACACTTTGGGGAGACGCAGAGTGGGGACATGACCTTAGGCTTCTTGCCTCTGCTGAAGGCTGTCCCCTGGGCATTCAGCTCACACACCTGGCTAGGTTTGTGGTATCCCACTGGTGTCTGGGAGATGGCGCTTGCTCTgaagatggctgggggcacaggtagCAGTTTGTAGCTCCAACCCTGCCCCCTGCTTTCTGTGTCACTCCAGCAGAGGCCTGAATGTCAGGCTTACACCCTTTACTTGGCACCTGGGCCAGGCAACCCAGGGATGGCAGCATGCACCCAGCAGCCAGGTTCAGCTCTGGCTTAGCTGTTTCCACTAGAAGACCCGTGTGCCAGCTCCCAGTTAGTGCTGAGGGAGCTGGCCAAATCATTGGGGCATAAGGAGTCAGCCTGGTACTGCACTTGCCCTGCCCTTGGTGGGGAAGCTATGATCAGTTTTTCAGTGAACACTTCTGGAACAAGGGCGTTAAGGAGTGGTTGAAAAAATCCTGGAAGCCTTGCCTTGAGGAAAGATGCCGAAGATTAGGGCTAAGTCTCAGCACAGACCCTGCATGGCTATCCTTAGAAGCCTCTCCCACACCTCCCTAAGTGGGCGGTAGGGAACGGGTGCCAGGTTAGAGGCGCTGCAACGGTCAGATGCTGGCCCCACCCagctgtcagggaacagctgggGGCAGTCGGTTTAGTGTTGGGGAGGGAGAAGCATGTTGTGCTTGAAATGTGGTACTGGCCTTGTAGGGAGTTCCGTAGTATTGCGGGACAGCGCCGTCGGGGAACAGCTGAATACCGGGATGATGTTGGGGGATCCTCGTGGTTGGGGATCAAATGTGTTCCAGGATTCCCGACGCGGAAGGGAGACTTCCAAGGAAGGGAGTTGAACGGGGTCCCGGGGCAGGTCCTAGCTCCGCCCATCGGGCTCCAGGAGCTATTAAGGCGGAGGAGTGTAGCCGGAGGATTCCCATCATCGTCTTAGGGATatcaggggtggaggggagagcgTCCCTGCCTGCCGAGGCCCAGGCTGGGGCGGTAGTTGGCGACCTCTTGGAGCACTGCATGCATGCGTGCGTCCGCGAGCTCCCCGCCTGCCGGGCCGTGACAAGGGTTTCGTTCGCGGTGCTCGGCGCTCCGCCGGCCGCCCTGAGCGCGCCCCGAGGGGCGGGGCGGAGCTGAGCGGGCTCGGCGGC
Coding sequences within it:
- the WIZ gene encoding protein Wiz isoform X3, with protein sequence MDGPLAGGLAAPDRPRGPERLPGPAPREDIEGGAEVAEGEGCIFRSTHYLPVTKEGPRDILDGRGGISDGQPHPGLSEALPRATSATHRISSCCWDGGSLDFQPGSPPPHLLGHFPGPPDGRGPWEHPLVQEAREGIPSERRFEDSVIIRTVKPHTELEGSRRFLYHQGESKLLEKVPRGRPRFDWLQDADEQAPLQDAGLHLDLPPQPPPLTSFRTVLMPVEDTTKTLDVPVVDTREHLVDLEGLAQPSEWSLPRSASEVATQTWTVNSEASVERLQPLLPPVRTRPYLCELLEEVAEGVASPDEDEDEEPAVFPCIECSIYFKQKEHLLEHMSQHRRAPGQEPPADLAPLACGECGWAFADPGALEQHRQLHQASREKIIEEIQKLKQVPGDEGREARLQCPKCVFGTSSSKAFVQHAKLHVREPQRQAAKEPFGGSSRAGSPGPNAASLTYQPYGDSSGLSACVFCGFPTPSESLLREHMRLVHAHPHWEEDGEDFEEDPASRPGTSQDAYTPFPDATEDDFGKAEPLLAPMWRGNPAGYDPSLAFGPGCQQLGMRDFPLSKPLPHSSGQRPLGRPAFPSPLASAPYSLQPRRSKSAIYLQGLPAQPGDQRHPWSEEDEEEDIPLASEMDFSPESGVFPLPATPGLIPQSALELKQTFREALQTAEASWAQQQQLCGMVPVVLVAKLSPQVMAAAARAPPRLQPEELGLGGAHPLDFLLLDTPLGGPLGLDPFLDGDPAVALKHVERKCPYCPDRFHNGIGLANHVRGHLNRVGVSYNVRHFISAEEVKAIERRFSFQKKKKKVANFDPGTFSLMRCDFCGAGFDTRAGLSSHARAHLRDFGITNWELTVSPINILQELLATSATERPPSPLCREPGMPPSGFLTSRRPRLPLPVPFPPTWAEDPGPAYGDGLGSEENAMVAMDLGSPPLPKKSLPVPGPLEQVANRLSSKVVTEVPHSSKQELPDLKAQSLTTCEVCGACFETRKGLSSHARSHLRQLGVAESESSGAPIDLLYELVKQKGLPDTPLGLPPGLTKKSSSPKEVVAGAPRPGLLALAKPLDAPAVNKAIKSPPGFSTKGLAHPPSSPLLKKASLALAGSPTPKNPEDKSPQLSLSPRPASPKAQWPQSEDEGPLNLTSGPEPARDIRCEFCGEFFENRKGLSSHARSHLRQMGVTEWYVNGSPIDTLREILKRRTQSRPGGPPNPSGPSPKALAKVVGSGGPGSSLETRSPADLHLSPLAKKLPPPPGSPLGHSPTASPPPTARKMFSGLSSPSLPKKLKPEQMRVEIKREMLPGALHGEPHPSEGPWVAPREDMTPLNLSSRAEPVRDIRCEFCGEFFENRKGLSSHARSHLRQMGVTEWSVNGSPIDTLREILKKKSKPCLIKKEPPAGDLAPALAEDGPPTVAPGPMQAPLPLAPMAGRPGKPGAGPAQVPRELSLAPITGAKPSATGYLSSVAAKRPLQEDRLLPAEVKAKTYIQTELPFKAKTLHEKTSHSSTEACCELCGLYFENRKALASHARAHLRQFGVTEWCVNGSPIETLSEWIKHRPQKVGAYRSYIQGGRPFTKKFRSAGHGRDGDKRPPLGLAPGGLAVVGRSAGGEPGPEAGRAADSGERPLAASPPGTVKAEEHQRQNINKFERRQARPPDTSAARGSEEANDLQQKLEEVRQPPPRVRPVPSLVPRPPQTSLVKFVGNIYTLKCRFCEVEFQGPLSIQEEWVRHLQRHILEMNFSKVDPPPEEPQAPQAQTAATEAP